GGGCGGCGGTTTTCCTGATTTTCGGTTTTGCCTTTGCAGGCATGACGCACCACGCCCCCGAAAACCACGCGGCGGATATTCCGCCCGCTGTTGAGACGCAGCCGCAAACGCCCGCGATATGGGAGACCGACCCGATGGCTGGTGTTGTGTTAGAGCCTGTATCGGAGGAGGCAGAGCAATGACCGCACTAATTACACTAAACCAAGCCGCCATAGACGGTGCAGTGCAGCAAGCAGTAAATGCCCGTGAGCTTTATGCCTTTTTGGAATCAAAACAGGAATTTTCAAATTGGATAAAGAGACGTATTGAAGATTATAGCTTCATAGAGGGCAAGGACTTTTTGACAAATTTATCAAAAACCCCCAACGGCCGGCCGCGCCTTGAATATGCCTTATCACTGGACATGGCTAAAGAGCTTTCAATGCTTGAACGGAGCGAGAAAGGCAAACAGGCAAGGCAATATTTCATTCAATGCGAGAAGCAGGCCAAACTTTCCGCTCTTCCTGATTTTACCGACCCCATAGCGGCAGCGAGGGCATGGGCTGATGAAAGAGAGAAAAACGCACAAGCGGCCGCATTGATTCAGGAACAGACAGCAAGACTTGCAACAGCAGAGCCAAAAGCCGCCGCGCTTGATTTACTTTCCGATAGAACAGGAACACAAAACATCACATTGACCGCCAAAGAACTAAAAACCAAACGAAACGACCTGATAGCACTATTACAGGCGATTGGTTGGATATACAGGACATGCGGCAACATTACCGCTTCATGCTATGCAGAACAGCAAGGCTACATGATTCAAAACAGCGGCATATCAGACAGGAACGGCGCGGCTTATTCCCAGGCACTGATAACGCACAAAGGAAAAGCAAAACTGGCAGAAATTGTAGCGAAGCAGAAAATTAGAGGAGTAGCAAAATGAAACCGACTTACCAAGACATCAAAGCCGCCGCGCGTTACCGCTGGCAGGAGATACACGCCGCCATCGGCATAGACCCTAAGTTTTTACGCAACAAACACCAGCCTTGCCCCGCGTGTGGAGGCGAAGACCGCTTCAGATATGACGACAAGGACGGCAAAGGCACATTCATTTGCACCCATTGGGAGAATGGAGCGGGCGACGGTTTCGGCTTGGTTATGCACTTTCTAGGTTGCGATTTTCAGACGGCATTAAAGCAGGTTTCGGGCATTTTAGGCATGGACGGGGCAAACCCCTTGCCGATACCGACAACGCGCCCACAACCTCAACCACGCCCCGAAAAAGACCATATCGGCAAACTTGCCGCATTGTGGAGAAGCACAGAACCTATCCGCCCCGATTCCCCTGTTATCCAGTATTTGAAATCACGCGGTTTGGATATGGCGCATTTGCCCGAAAACGTCCGTTTCCTACCTGAAAAAGACTATTGGACAACAGGCGAAGATAAGCCGCTCTTACTTGGTAGTTTCCCCTGTATGGTTTGCGCTATCCGCGACATGGACGAAGAACTACAAGGCTTACACCTAACCTATTTACAGCCTAGCTATGACAAACCATGCGGAGAGAACGGACTACACGCCCCGCGCTATCAGAAACTGGCAATCAAACACCCTGAAACGGGCGAAGCATTACCAGCTAAGAAAATGAGAAGCCGTAAGAAAGGCAGCATATCGGGGCAAGCCGTCCACTTGTTCCCGATTCCTGAAAATGGCCGCCTTGTCATTGCAGAGGGCATAGAAACCGCCCTTGCCGCCCGTGAATTATGCAAGGCTTACGATTGGGGCTTATGCGCGGCCTTGAGCGCAAACAGCTTGGCAAATTTTCACTTTTTGAACGGTATAAAAGAAATTGCAATTATTGCCGATAACGACACGCCCCGCCCCGTTGGTTACAGAGCCGCTTATGACTTGGCAATGCGAGCCATTAAGCAGGGAATCAAGGCGAGCATATGGCAAAGCAAAACGCCAGGCTATGACGCACTGGACGAACTGAACGAGAAGAAGCAATCAGACAATCATTTCGGAGGACAGACAGCATGAAAAATACCGAAACAGCGAAGCAGGAAAGCACCAAAGACTACAACCTTGAGAATATCGAGCCATTCCGCCCACACCCACGCTTTGAAATCGACAATCGGGGCGTATGGTGGATAAACGTTAGAACCGACAAAGACGGAGATATTATCGAAGCAGAGCCGCTATTACTTTCCGACCCTATCGACATTATTGGCACAGGGCAAGACAATGACGGCGCGTATTATCGGATTATCAAGTTCAAAGACAAAATCACACGCCAACAAAAGACCGCCGCCCTGCCACAAGCTGAAATTGCCGACGGGAAATGCTGGGGGCGTTTGGGGTTTTACGGCTTATCCATTGAGAGCAACCCAACAAAAAGGCGAAAACTGGCAGACTATTTGCAGAAAGAGGGAAGCCAGACAGCCTTTACCATTACCGACCGCGCGGGCTGGCACAAAGACACCTACATCATGCCTAGCGGGGAAACCATCACGGCGACCGACAAAGACCCCGCCATTATCTATAACGGAGACACCAGCCAAGCAAAGGCATATCAGCCAAACGGAAAGCTTACCGACTGGCAACAAAACATAGCCCGATACGCGGCAGGGAATAGCCGTCTATGCCTTGCTTTGGGGGCTTCATTTGCCGCCCCATTGCTTTCCCTGTTAAACGAAGAATCGGGGGGCTTCCACCTAATGGGCGATTCTTCAGACGGTAAAACCACAGCCGCAAAAGTAGCCTTGAGCGTATGGGGCAAACCATCAGGAAGCCTGTTGTCTTGGAGCGGTACGAAAATAGGCTTTTCCAACACAGCCGCCGCCCGTAATGATGGCTTGCTGGTGTTGGATGAAATAGGACAAGCAAGCCCACACGTTATCGGCGATACTGTTTATAGCGTTATGAACGGTATCAACAAAGTACAGGGCGCAAAACAGGGTGGAAACCGCGCCTTGAGCCGCTGGAAAGTGATGATGTTTTCCACTGGAGAAAAGACCCCCGATTCCATCCTGAAACACCACAAAGGCGATTGGAACGCAGGACAAGCAGCCCGCTTACCCAGTATCAGAGCCGCCGCGCAATACGGCATTTATGACACCTTACACGGATTTGAAGACGGCGCATTGTTGAGTGAGCATATCGCCCAATCAGCAGAAAAATATCACGGAACGGCAGGAAGACTATTTATCCGACAGCTTTTAGACGACCTAGAACAAGCCAAGCAGCAGGCAACAGAGCGCATAGCCGCATTTATGGCAACCATTCCCGAATTATCAGGACAGGCGCGAAGAGTAGCAAAACGCTTTGCCATTGCCGCCGCTGCTTTGGAGCTTGCCGCCCCTGTTACTGGTTTGCCCATAGGCGTAGGCATGGCAGGCGTGAAACAATGCTTTGATGAATGGCTGGAAGCCAACGGAGCAGGAAAACACGAAGACCGCCGCATCATTGAGCAGGCAGAGGACTTTATCGACTTATACGCGCTAGGCATGAGGTTTATGGAATGGAGCGATAAAAGCACCAACAAAGACCATGCAGGCTATCGGAAACAGGAGGGGGAGAAATTAGAATTGTGGGTAATCCGCCGTGTCTTTGCCGATGAAATCGCCCAAAGTTTCGATGAACAAAAAGTCTGCCGCGTGTTGTTAGACGGGGGATTACTGAAATACAACCACAAAAACAAAGGCTACCAACACCAGCGCAAAGGTAGCGGCTGGTTTTATGTGCTGACCCCCGATATGGAACTGGACGACTGACCGTTTGCATGGGGTTAGTTCCAAAATACTAACCAAGCCCGCCATGATCGATACAGGCGGGCTTTTTTTACGTCCAAACATCAAGCAGACCAACCAAGAAAGCATAAAATCGACAGGAAGCCCCTAAATCTCAAAAATTAGAGCCATTCACGCCCTACCCCATACCTACCACCCTACCCAAAAGCAAAACGCGCTTACAGCGCAATTACGCCCTATTTCCGCCATGACCAACAAAAACAGACGAGAGATAAATAATTTCGATACCAATACGCGCGCGCACGTAATAATGTAGCCCTTGAATTTTTGGAGTCCATAAAAAGGAAAGAAGACCAAGACACGCGAAAAGATAAAACCCTATGCGCGAGGCAAAATCATTTGTTACCTTTGTTACCACAAAACTTAACATTTATAACCATATGAATATCAATATAAAAATAAAGAAAAAACGGTAACAAATGAACATAAATTTACTTGTTACCGATTTGTTACCATTTGTTACCCCTTTATATTCATATGGTTACATCCAAAAAACAGAGGCGGTAACAAACGGTAACAAGGTTAAGATATGTGTCTTGTTACCATGAAAGCCATGACTGACAAGGCTTTCAGCCATTGGTAACAAAGGTAACAAACGATTTTTGCGTTTTTTTGTGTATATACGCTTTTTTATTCTTGCCCCTTGCTGCTATTTGTATAAAATTTGATACATGAACAGGGAGAAGCCGCCCCGAAAGACACAGCAATCATCAAGAGCCAATATAGGGCATTGATACAGGAGATAGCAAAATGACATCAAAAACCACGCATATTACGCCTGTTGGTGGCAATGTTTTTGCTGATTTAGGATTTTCCGCCGATGAAGCCGCCAAACTTAAGGCACATAGCGATATGATTATCAGAACCAAGTTACAGCTTGCCGAAAGCATCAGCGAATGGATAAAAGAGCGGAATTTGAAACAGGAGCAGGCGGCGGAAATCTTCAACACCAGCCGCCCCCGTGTTTCCGACTTGGTAAGCGGAAAAATCAGCAAGTTCACGATAGACGCACTGTTAACCATGCTTGCCAAGACGGGGAAAACCGCCGAACTGAATATCAGAGCATAGCGGAAAGCCGCCGAAAACATCCCCGTATGACCGACAGGAACGGGGATTTTTCACACCCACACAAAGCTAAAACGCACGGAAACGCGCCAAATTTAAGCAGTAATGGCGGTTAAACCGCTTGGATATATCACGGCAAAACGCTCTAAAAACGCAAATTTGAGCCATTGGAAGCGATTGATTAAAAAATAATCAAGTTAGCCGCTGGTGTTTCAGACGGCACAAATGCAGAAATTGCGGTGCATAAAAAAGGCGGCTTGCCGTGTTTTGTTCTACTGTATATAATACTTAGCATGATACGAAAGCAGTAGAAAATGAAGATTTACAAATACCGAGCTTTTGAAAAATTTGCCAAGAAACATAAAATCAGTGATTCCGAGCTGCTGGAAGCGGTAGAGCGGGCGGATAACGGGCTGATAGACGCAGACCTTGGCGGCGGCGTGATTAAGCAGCGCATAGCGCGGCAAGGGCAAGGCAGACGCGGCGGATATAGGAGCATTATTCTATTCAAACGCGGGGATAAGGCTTTTTTTGCGCATGGCTTCGCAAAGTCAGAGCAAGAAAACATCAGCGTGCAAGAAACGATTTTCTTTAAAGCATTGGCAGCGGAAAGCCAGTCATTGAACGACGGGCAGATAGAGAGCCTGAAACAGAAAAAGCAATTAACGGAGATAGAATCATGAAATACAAAAGCCCCGTAAGTGAGAGCATCCACAGCATAGCAAGCGCATTACACGACATCGGCGTAATCGACAAAAAGACCATGCGCGATTTTGATAAATCATGTCTGACCGAAATCAAGCCGTTAAACGGCGAAGATATTAAGGCAATCAGAGAGAAAGAGGCACTATCACAAGCCGCCTTTGCTATCTACCTCAACGTGGGAAAAAACCACGTTTCAGCATGGGAGCGGGGTGTTAAAAAGCCAAGCGGCGCGGCGTTGAAGCTGCTGACCATCGTCAAAAACAAGGGTATCGAAGCCATCGCATAGCCGATTGTATAGGGTTAATCTTAAACCACGCAGAGCCGCCGAAATAAGGCGGCTTTTCCATGCCGTGCAGAAACTGACCGGCACAAAAAACCGCTTGCCGTTTTTCAGATACCCCTTAAGGCAAACACCAGCCCACAAGACGGTGCGTAATTGCTGGTGTTGCAATCAAACCATATTTCACAGCTTGGCAGAAATACCAAAAAAATGTCTTTGCCCACGCCAAACAAACGGCTTAAACTGACAATCTGACAAAGGGTAAACAGTGCAAAAAATACCCCTACCTTTAAGTTATGGGGTAACTTTTGGGGTAACTTTTACCAGAAACAAAAACCTGATTATATTTAAATCAATAAGTTAAGTTTAAAGTACGGTTGACCCCGCCTCCACCATACCCTATTTTCAACAGTATCCTGTAATACGCATAAAGCCTTGAAATTCAACATTTCAAGGCTTTTTTATTGCCCTTACCGAGCCGGTGTATTTTTGAATCTTCCCTGCCCTGCGAGATAACCTTCAAAAATTACGCCATCATCCGTCATTCTTTAAAATTCAATACAAACCTTCATCTGACTCCGACATTGATGATGCCTTAGCATGCCGTCTGAAAGCAACTGCACTTCAACGCCAACCCATACCCAATCATTACTATCCGCAATAGCGGCAGTCCAATATATCTTTGCGGATGTCGTTCAGCAGAAAAGCTGCGGTGTCTTCGTGTTCCGCCTGTACGAAGACAAAGAGTCGGGCGATGATTTTGCCGATGAAGACTTTTTGCAGGGCGCAGGCATCGGTCAGGGTGCGTTCCTGCAGGAAGCTGCGGATGTCTTCGGGTAAGGTGTAATCACGGGAGACGGCGGCAAAGCGGGCATCAGTTTGCAGGCGGTCGAGCAGGGTTTGGTTTTTGTCCAACTTAATGCCTGCTTCTTTTTCTTCGGCGGTGGCGCGGACAAACTGGTCGTAAATTTCAGCATAAAGCATATCGTTCGGGCCTTCAAAAATCGTGAAGGGACGGATGTCGATAGCGATATTGCCGGCGGTGTGTCCGCGTTCAAAACCCTTCGCGCCCAAGAGTTTTTGCAACATTTGCGCGGCGGCGTAAGTGTATTCCGTGGCGAGGGTTTTGACGATGTTTGCCTCCATTAATTGATGGGCGACAGGCGAGACGGGCGAAACGAAACGGCAGACGTAGCGGTAAAGGATTTCGGAAACCTGATGGCGGCGTTGGATTTCGCGGCGTTCGTAATCGACGAATTTGATGTCGTTGCGGACGTATCGGTCCAGGTTTTCAAGGATGTATTCCATAATGCCGTGCGTCATACCGACCAGTTGCAGGCGGCTGCGGATAAAGATGTTTTGGAACGCGCGCAAACCGGCAGCGTCGCCCTGCGAGAGTTTCATCACGGCGGTTGCAGGCATTTGATCATCAATACGGTTGACGGCGTAACGGACGGCGCGCAGCCCTTCGGATGCGAGGGTTTCGCAGCGGATGTATGTTTTGGGGACGAGCAGCAGGTCGATGATTTTGGCGAGTTTGCCGTTTTTGCGCTCTTTGGCGGCAACGAGGAGGAAGTCGCTTTGCGAGTTGCCCTGCCAGTATTTCGCGGCGTTGACGTAAATGGTTTGTCCGTCGATATATTCGTAGTAGGACTGCATTTCGCGTGCAATCGCCGCGCCGGAGGTTTCGGGTTCGGTAACACCCAAACCGCCGCCCTCGCCTTTGAAAATCATCTCCAAACCTTGCGCGACTTGCGCTTCATCGCCGAACTCTTGCAGTGGCTGCAACACCAGCGCGCCTTCGATGCCGGTACGCAGCGTAACGGGCACGCCGTAATGCCCCGCAATCCGCAATACTTCCTGAATTTCAAACTGACTGCCCTTGCGGCCGCCGTGTTTTTTGTCGAGGAAGGGCAACAGCAAACCAGCCTGCTTCAAGGCAAGCCATTTGTCTTCGGGCAGGTATTGCATGAGATTGATGCCGTCTGAAAAAATGCGGCGGAATGCGGATTCGATGTGCTTTAAAAAAGCAGCCGTGTCCATGGTTGACGGCTGCGCGCTCGGTTCGGTGTGTATCATCGGCTTTCTCTGTCGGTTCCCATTAATCGGCGGCCGGTCAAACCGCCTGCCACGGTTTAGAGTTAATTTTCTAAGTTTTATACCATAAACTTACCTAAGCAACAATGATTATCGGACAGCTTTAATAACTCACAACGTAGCAGCTACAGCCATTTCCAAATTTAATTATGAAATATTAAAAGATAACATATTGATTTTTAATAAAAATTAATTATTTACATTATATATATATATATATATATATATATAATGGGATTCTTAATGCTTTATTGAATCTTTCTAACCAATACTATGGAGTCTTAAATGCTGAATAAAAATCACTCAGTTGACCAAAAAATGCCTATTAACCACCCATTACTTTCTCGATTGATTAAAGAAGTTGAGAATGAGCAGAAAACAGCGATGATGTTCAAATATGACCGCACGCACAACCGTCATAATCGTGGTCAGTAATATCAGATTATGATTGATACTGTTTTATTGAAAGTCGCCAGTAGGTGCAATCTGAATTGCACCTACTGTTATGTGTACCATTTAGGCGATGACGGTTGGAAAGATAATCCAAAACTGCTTAGTGAAAAGAGCATTGACGATATTGAAAAATCTTTGTTTGACTTATACTCTTTTCAAGGAAAAAGTTTTGCAATTGTTCTTCATGGAGGCGAACCCTTTTTATTGCCAAAACATCGGCTTGAATATTTATTGAAAAAATTGCGGCATCGATTACCTGAATACACTACTGTTTCAATTCAAACTAACGGGCTTCTTCTTACAGAAGAATTGATTACACTTTGTTATACATATAACGTAACCATTTCTATCAGCTTGGATGGTCCGCAAAACATCAATGATGAAATGAGGCTGGATCATTTAGGACGTGGTTCATTTTACCGCATTATGGATAGTCTTCGCCTAATAAAAAATCATCCATTTTCAAATCAAGTTTTTACTGGTTGCTTGGCTGTTATTAACCCTTTAAGCAACCCTAAAGAGGTTTATAATTTTTTTAAAAAATTAAATATTCCAAGTGTTAATTTCTTAATGAGAGACGGCAATCATGACCGATACCCTTTTGGAAAATCAAGTTTTGAATCATTAGAATATGGAAAATGGCTGGAATCTTTATGGAATTTATATTTTTATGACCCCAACCCTATCCCTATAGCATTTTTTGATAACTACGTCAAACTGCTGATTGGAGGATTTAGTTCGAAAGAAGGGACGGGAACTGAAACTTCAGGCATTTTGATTATTGATACAAATGGAGATATTACCAAGAACGATACCCTAAAGAGTACAAAAAATCGGGCAGACAGATTCGAGTTTTCGTGGAATGTATCCAAGAATAATTTAATTGAACTAATCCAATCTAATGAATTTAAAGATTACCTGAAACTTCAAAATCCGATATCAAAAGAATGTAAAAATTGTCGATATTTATCAATCTGTGGCGGTGGGATGCCCCTATATCGTTGGAGTGATAAAAACGGATTTGATAATCCATCCGTATTCTGCCAAGATCATATACATATCATTGAAACCATATCAAACACATTAGAAAAATACCTATGAAGATAAATACAAATAATATTCAATGCAATAAAATACCTTTTCCTCATGCTTTTTCTAAAAATTTTTTAGACGGGCAACAAGCAAAAGATATTTTAGAATGGTTGGAAATTGCCCCTTGGCATTTAACTGTTACAGATTTCTACAGCCAGTACGAATTTTTACTTGATATACAGAATGTACCAAAAAATCTACAATTTTTGATTAGTGATGAAACAAAACAAAGATTAAAGAATTTAATGGAGAATTTATTTTCATGCCGACTAAAGGATACTGTCGAGATAGTTGCCCATCGCTTATTAGACAATCAAATCATCAAAATTCACAATGATTACATTGAAGAGGCTGATTTCGAAGCCGAATCGCATCGCCTGCTTATTCAACTAAATCACGGCTGGTCTGCTGATAATGGAGGATATTTAATGATTTTTAACAGCAAAAATCCACAGGATATAGCCAATATAATTTTACCGGAGCATCGAAGTATGTTTGCATTTGAAATATCAAAAGAATCTCATCACGCCGTTAGCAAAATTTATTCCGGTTGCCGCTACACCCTGATTTTTAATTTCTACAGAATTATTTGATAAGACATGTTTCAACAAACATGACGACATATAAAGCATCGCTCTATGTGTCGTCATGAACAGGGGGCGGTTACTTCTGTATCCGATTAGATTCTATCGCCCTGAATAGCAAGGTTTTAATCAAAAAGAAAAGCAATGCGCCCCTTACAGCGGGATGCAATGAGATAAAGATTCTCTTCTCCTTGATACTAAATAATGCCGATATGTCTTATATTTTCATTTCGTAACCTCACTTTGCCTTGCCATTTGAAAAGCTGAAACTTACTATCCGGTAGCAAAGGTAGCGTTTTACACATCCTTTTTTCCCATAAAATCAAGTTTTCTCCGTCATACAAAAGCCGTTTAAAAAACCAAGCAAGTATCCTATTCTTAATCTGTTAAAATTCCATCTATACAACCTGACTAACCCCGAAGCGGCTCGAAATTTTTTCCAGCTGCCGCAAACCATTATCCCTACGCCATGACCTACCCCATCCCCAAACCCCGTGAAAAATCCCGTTGGTTCAACCTTTCGCAAGGCTCGCTGCCCTTGGCTTTGGCGCGTTATCTGCCGCACAAGCGGCTTAAAGTCGTGCTGACCCAAGATGCGGAACAGGCGTTGCGCCTTCAGACGGCGTGGCGGTTTTTCCGTCCGCACGATACGGCGGTGTTCCTGCCGGACTGGGAAACGCTGCCTTACGAGCGTTTTTCGCCGCATCAGGACTTGGTGTCGGAGCGGCTGTCGGCGTTGTGGCAGATTAAAAGCGGCGCGGCGGATGTGTTGTTTGTGCCGGTTGCCACGGCGATGCAGAAGCTGCCGCCTGTGCCGTTTCTGGCAGGGCGCACGTTTTGGCTGAAAACGGGGCAGACTTTGGATATAGGCCGTCTGAAAAGCGATTTAGTGGATGCGGGCTACAACCATGTGTCCCACGTTGTTGCGGCAGGCGAGTTTGCCGTGCGTGGCGGTATTGTCGATTTGTTCCCGATGGGCAGCGAAATGCCGTACCGCATCGATTTGTTCGACGATGAAATCGACAGCATCAAAACCTTTGACACCGAGACGCAGCGCACCATCTCCCCCGTTTCCGAAATCCGCCTGCTGCCGGCACACGAGTTCCCCACCGACAGCGAGGCGCAAAAGATTTTCCGCAGCCGCTTCCGAGAAGAAGTCGACGGTAATCCGAACGATGCGGCCGTGTACAAAGCCGTCAGCAACGGCCATTTCGGTGCAGGCGTAGAATATTATCTGCCGCTGTTTTTTGAAAACGAGCTGGAAACGCTGTTTGACTATATCGGCGAAGATGCGCTCTTTGTCTCTTTGGGCGATGTTCACGCCGAGGCAAACCGTTTTTGGAGCGACGTTAAATCGCGTTACGCCATGGCGCAGGGCGACGAAACCTATCCGCCTTTGCTTCCACAGCATTTGTATCTCTCTGCCGACGTATTCGCAGGCCGTCTGAAAAACTACGGACAAGTTCTGCCCGATGTTTCTGGCAAGGAACACACCCTGCCCGACCTTGCCGTCAACCGCCAATCCGACGAGCCTTTGCAGGCATTGAAGGACTTTCAGACGGCGTTTGAAGGACGGATTTTGCTGTGCGCCGAAAGTTTGGGACGGCGCGAAACCATGCTCGGTTTCTTGCAGCAAAACGGTTTGAAAGCCAAACCCGTGTCCGACTGGCAGGGCTTTTTATCGGCACACGAGCCGCTGATGATTGCAGTCGCGCCGTTGGCATACGGGTTCAAACTGGGCGGACTGCAATCGCCGAACCAACAGCAAGCTGATCCCGCCTCCGAAGGAGAAGGCGATGCGATTACCGACCAAACCGAATTTTCCGCATCCGCAACAAACCCTCTCCCT
Above is a window of Neisseria sp. Marseille-Q6792 DNA encoding:
- a CDS encoding type II toxin-antitoxin system RelE/ParE family toxin — encoded protein: MKIYKYRAFEKFAKKHKISDSELLEAVERADNGLIDADLGGGVIKQRIARQGQGRRGGYRSIILFKRGDKAFFAHGFAKSEQENISVQETIFFKALAAESQSLNDGQIESLKQKKQLTEIES
- a CDS encoding primase-helicase zinc-binding domain-containing protein; the encoded protein is MKPTYQDIKAAARYRWQEIHAAIGIDPKFLRNKHQPCPACGGEDRFRYDDKDGKGTFICTHWENGAGDGFGLVMHFLGCDFQTALKQVSGILGMDGANPLPIPTTRPQPQPRPEKDHIGKLAALWRSTEPIRPDSPVIQYLKSRGLDMAHLPENVRFLPEKDYWTTGEDKPLLLGSFPCMVCAIRDMDEELQGLHLTYLQPSYDKPCGENGLHAPRYQKLAIKHPETGEALPAKKMRSRKKGSISGQAVHLFPIPENGRLVIAEGIETALAARELCKAYDWGLCAALSANSLANFHFLNGIKEIAIIADNDTPRPVGYRAAYDLAMRAIKQGIKASIWQSKTPGYDALDELNEKKQSDNHFGGQTA
- the yhhC gene encoding cyclophane-containing peptide 2OG-Fe(II) oxygenase YhhC, whose translation is MKINTNNIQCNKIPFPHAFSKNFLDGQQAKDILEWLEIAPWHLTVTDFYSQYEFLLDIQNVPKNLQFLISDETKQRLKNLMENLFSCRLKDTVEIVAHRLLDNQIIKIHNDYIEEADFEAESHRLLIQLNHGWSADNGGYLMIFNSKNPQDIANIILPEHRSMFAFEISKESHHAVSKIYSGCRYTLIFNFYRII
- the yhhA gene encoding YhhA family cyclophane-containing RiPP (triceptide-type peptide natural product; maturases include a radical SAM/SPASM enzyme and a 2OG-Fe(II) oxygenase) yields the protein MLNKNHSVDQKMPINHPLLSRLIKEVENEQKTAMMFKYDRTHNRHNRGQ
- the yhhB gene encoding cyclophane-forming radical SAM/SPASM peptide maturase YhhB; the encoded protein is MIDTVLLKVASRCNLNCTYCYVYHLGDDGWKDNPKLLSEKSIDDIEKSLFDLYSFQGKSFAIVLHGGEPFLLPKHRLEYLLKKLRHRLPEYTTVSIQTNGLLLTEELITLCYTYNVTISISLDGPQNINDEMRLDHLGRGSFYRIMDSLRLIKNHPFSNQVFTGCLAVINPLSNPKEVYNFFKKLNIPSVNFLMRDGNHDRYPFGKSSFESLEYGKWLESLWNLYFYDPNPIPIAFFDNYVKLLIGGFSSKEGTGTETSGILIIDTNGDITKNDTLKSTKNRADRFEFSWNVSKNNLIELIQSNEFKDYLKLQNPISKECKNCRYLSICGGGMPLYRWSDKNGFDNPSVFCQDHIHIIETISNTLEKYL
- a CDS encoding antA/AntB antirepressor family protein, producing MTALITLNQAAIDGAVQQAVNARELYAFLESKQEFSNWIKRRIEDYSFIEGKDFLTNLSKTPNGRPRLEYALSLDMAKELSMLERSEKGKQARQYFIQCEKQAKLSALPDFTDPIAAARAWADEREKNAQAAALIQEQTARLATAEPKAAALDLLSDRTGTQNITLTAKELKTKRNDLIALLQAIGWIYRTCGNITASCYAEQQGYMIQNSGISDRNGAAYSQALITHKGKAKLAEIVAKQKIRGVAK
- a CDS encoding DNA-binding transcriptional regulator; this translates as MKYKSPVSESIHSIASALHDIGVIDKKTMRDFDKSCLTEIKPLNGEDIKAIREKEALSQAAFAIYLNVGKNHVSAWERGVKKPSGAALKLLTIVKNKGIEAIA
- a CDS encoding acyl-CoA dehydrogenase family protein; amino-acid sequence: MIHTEPSAQPSTMDTAAFLKHIESAFRRIFSDGINLMQYLPEDKWLALKQAGLLLPFLDKKHGGRKGSQFEIQEVLRIAGHYGVPVTLRTGIEGALVLQPLQEFGDEAQVAQGLEMIFKGEGGGLGVTEPETSGAAIAREMQSYYEYIDGQTIYVNAAKYWQGNSQSDFLLVAAKERKNGKLAKIIDLLLVPKTYIRCETLASEGLRAVRYAVNRIDDQMPATAVMKLSQGDAAGLRAFQNIFIRSRLQLVGMTHGIMEYILENLDRYVRNDIKFVDYERREIQRRHQVSEILYRYVCRFVSPVSPVAHQLMEANIVKTLATEYTYAAAQMLQKLLGAKGFERGHTAGNIAIDIRPFTIFEGPNDMLYAEIYDQFVRATAEEKEAGIKLDKNQTLLDRLQTDARFAAVSRDYTLPEDIRSFLQERTLTDACALQKVFIGKIIARLFVFVQAEHEDTAAFLLNDIRKDILDCRYCG
- a CDS encoding XRE family transcriptional regulator, whose amino-acid sequence is MTSKTTHITPVGGNVFADLGFSADEAAKLKAHSDMIIRTKLQLAESISEWIKERNLKQEQAAEIFNTSRPRVSDLVSGKISKFTIDALLTMLAKTGKTAELNIRA
- a CDS encoding DUF927 domain-containing protein translates to MKNTETAKQESTKDYNLENIEPFRPHPRFEIDNRGVWWINVRTDKDGDIIEAEPLLLSDPIDIIGTGQDNDGAYYRIIKFKDKITRQQKTAALPQAEIADGKCWGRLGFYGLSIESNPTKRRKLADYLQKEGSQTAFTITDRAGWHKDTYIMPSGETITATDKDPAIIYNGDTSQAKAYQPNGKLTDWQQNIARYAAGNSRLCLALGASFAAPLLSLLNEESGGFHLMGDSSDGKTTAAKVALSVWGKPSGSLLSWSGTKIGFSNTAAARNDGLLVLDEIGQASPHVIGDTVYSVMNGINKVQGAKQGGNRALSRWKVMMFSTGEKTPDSILKHHKGDWNAGQAARLPSIRAAAQYGIYDTLHGFEDGALLSEHIAQSAEKYHGTAGRLFIRQLLDDLEQAKQQATERIAAFMATIPELSGQARRVAKRFAIAAAALELAAPVTGLPIGVGMAGVKQCFDEWLEANGAGKHEDRRIIEQAEDFIDLYALGMRFMEWSDKSTNKDHAGYRKQEGEKLELWVIRRVFADEIAQSFDEQKVCRVLLDGGLLKYNHKNKGYQHQRKGSGWFYVLTPDMELDD